In Silene latifolia isolate original U9 population chromosome X, ASM4854445v1, whole genome shotgun sequence, the following proteins share a genomic window:
- the LOC141622097 gene encoding large ribosomal subunit protein bL27c-like, translated as MAMATSMALNLMVSFKGLSLSSSSSSSFVKGEFGAPSLTLPAQSIQPLLPYGLTIESAHKKGAGSTKNGRDSKGQRLGVKIYGDQLAKPGAIIIRQRGTKVHPGKNVGIGKDHTIFSLIDGLVKFEKYGPDKKKVSVYPREVQPENPNSYRARKRENFRLQREKKKARKEGYLVNPQFIVASAATNEGIIDNPVC; from the exons ATGGCGATGGCAACATCAATGGCTTTGAATTTAATGGTATCATTCAAAGGACTATCACTAAGCTCAAGTTCATCATCATCCTTCGTCAAAGGCGAATTTGGGGCTCCGTCTTTGACACTACCCGCTCAATCAATCCAACCCTTATTGCCATACGGGTTGACGATTGAGTCGGCCCATAAGAAGGGTGCTGGAAGTACCAAGAATGGTAGAGATTCAAAAGGACAGAGACTTGGTGTTAAGATTTATGGTGATCAACTTGCTAAACCTGGTGCCATTATTATTCGTCAGCGTGGTACTAAG GTCCATCCCGGTAAGAATGTTGGTATTGGCAAGGACCATACAATCTTCTCGTTAATCGATGGATTAGTTAAATTTGAGAAGTACGGGCCTGATAAGAAAAAG GTTAGCGTGTATCCACGAGAAGTGCAACCTGAAAATCCCAACAGTTACAGAGCAAGGAAAAGAGAGAATTTCAGGCTACAACGCGAAAAAAAGAAGGCAAGAAAAGAAGGTTACTTGGTTAATCCTCAATTCATAGTGGCATCCGCTGCTACTAATGAGGGCATCATTGATAACCCAGTATGCTAA
- the LOC141622104 gene encoding protein transport protein Sec61 subunit gamma-1-like: MDALDTVFDPLRDFAKDSVRLVKRCHKPDQKEFTKVAFRTAVGFVVMGFVGFFVKLIFIPINNIIVGSV; the protein is encoded by the exons ATGGATGCTCTAGACACAGTCTTCGATCCATTGAGAGATTTCGCCAAAGACAGCGTTCGTCTTGTTAAGCGCTGTCACAAACCCGATCAAAAAG AGTTTACAAAGGTTGCTTTTCGTACAGCTGTTGGATTTGTGGTGATGGGTTTTGTGGGTTTCTTCGTCAAGCTCATTTTTATCCCAATTAATAACATTATTGTTGGATCTGTTTGA
- the LOC141622102 gene encoding oxygen-evolving enhancer protein 2, chloroplastic-like, whose amino-acid sequence MASTACFLHHHAAISSPAAGRNPSSRYQAVNTKTNLVVCKAQKQEQIGHDENGSISRRLALTVLIGAAAVGSKVNPADAAYGEAANVFGRPKTDTEFMAYNGDGFKLSVPSKWNPSKEREFPGQVLRFEDNFDATSNLSVVVQSTDKKSITDFGSPEQFLSQVNYLLGQQAYFGKTDSEGGFDSGVVASANILETDTPVIDGKPYYFVSVLTRTADGDEGGKHQLISATVKDGKLYICKAQAGDKRWFKGAKKFVESAASSFSVA is encoded by the exons ATGGCATCAACTGCATGTTTCTTACACCACCATGCAGCCATCTCCAGCCCAGCAGCTGGTAGAAACCCGTCATCGCGCTATCAGGCCGTAAACACTAAGACTAACCTAGTGGTCTGCAAGGCTCAGAAGCAGGAACAGATAGGCCATGATGAAAATGGTAGCATCTCCAGAAGGCTGGCTCTCACTGTCCTCATTGGTGCTGCTGCAGTTGGATCAAAGGTCAACCCTGCTGATGCTGCCTATGGAGAAGCTG CCAATGTGTTCGGAAGGCCGAAAACAGACACTGAGTTTATGGCCTACAACGGAGACGGATTTAAGTTGTCAGTCCCTTCAAAATGGAACCCGAGCAAAGAAAGAGAGTTCCCGGGTCAAGTTTTGAGGTTTGAAGACAACTTTGATGCAACCAGCAATTTATCTGTCGTGGTCCAATCCACTGACAAGAAGTCTATAACTGATTTTGGTTCTCCTGAACAATTCCTGTCTCAA GTTAACTACTTGTTAGGACAACAAGCCTACTTTGGCAAGACTGATTCCGAG GGTGGTTTCGACTCAGGTGTTGTTGCATCAGCTAACATCCTTGAAACAGACACACCCGTGATTGACGGGAAGCCATACTATTTTGTATCGGTCTTGACAAGAACAGCGGATGGGGATGAGGGTGGCAAACACCAACTGATTTCAGCCACCGTCAAAGATGGTAAGCTTTACATCTGCAAGGCTCAAGCTGGAGACAAGAGATGGTTCAAAGGAGCTAAAAAGTTTGTTGAGAGCGCTGCCTCTTCTTTTAGTGTTGCTTAA